CGGCGGACCTGGCAGGCATCGCCTCAGTCACGGCGGGGGCGTGGCAGACGCCTGTCGCCTACGTGGACATCCCCACTGGCACCTACTGCGCCGAGACAGCGGCGACCGGCCTGGACCCCTGGTGGCTCTACGCCTTCTCGTCCATGTTCGCCTCGGTGCGCGAGCAGCGCTGGGATCGAGTCTGCGACGACTACACCCGGCTGACCGGCCGCCTCCCCCTCGCTCTCCGCGACGTCCTATCGGCACAGGCGAGACAGCCGGACACTGCCGAATCGGCCAATTGAAGCACTCCGTCACACCGGCATCACCGACCGTCCACCGGTCACAGAACGTCACAGATCACCGGATCTGATACAGCTTCTGAGAACTCCTGACGGAATGCGCTCGGAGCTCGGTGCGCGGCATGTGTCCAGAACCTCGTGAGTGCCGACAGGGCCACTCGGTGAATTGACCGTGGCTGCGCTCGCGTTGGCGTGCCGGTCCGGGAGCTTGGGCTCAGCTCGCGGTCGAGTCCTTGGTCAGCGCGTCCATGAAGAGGTCGACGAGCGGACGGGCTTGCTCTTTGGTGCCGTGCTGCACGGAGTAGGCGATGCCGCCCATGAGGAGCAGGACATTGTCCGGGGCGACGTCCGTTCGCAGGCTTCCGTCTGAGGCGCCGGCCGTGAGGAGGGTGGCGACGGCGTCGGTGAGGAGTGCGCGGCTGTCGGAGTATGGATCGATGCCGGAGGCGATGACCGCGTTGAGGGCTTCGGACATTCCGCTCTTTGCCGTGGCGTAGTGGATGAAGTGTTCCATCCACATCCGGGTGGCCTCGGCGGCCGGGTGCTGGCTGAGAAGGTCGTTCACCTTCTCGCACACCTGGGTGAGTTGGCGTCGGTAGGCGGCGTCGATGAGGACTTCCCGAGTCGGGAAGTGCCGGTAGAGCGTGCCGACACCGACGCCCGCCTGCTTGGCGATGGCGGCGGGCGCGGTGTCCAGCCCCTGCTCGGCGAAGGCCTGCGCGGCGACCTCCAGCAGGCGCTCCCGGTTCTGCAGCGCGTCACTCCTGGTGCGGCGGGGCGTGGCGGGCATACGGGTTCCTTCGGTGTCGGTCTCCAATTGCTTTCCGGAATCCGTTCCGCTTAACTTTAAGCGGAACGAGTTCCGGTACCACTCTACTTCAGGAGACTCCCATGCCCGCTCCCTCCGGCAAGGCCTCACGTCACTGGTTCGTCACCGGAGCCTCCGGTGGGCTGGGCCGCCATCTCACCGAGCACGCCCTCCGCACCGGCGACCGCGTTACGGCGACGGTCCGCCGCCCGGCGGCTCTGGAAGACCTGCGCGAGACGTACGGCGACCGGCTGACCGTCGAGATCCTCGACCTCACGCGGCCGGCCGACGTGGACGAGGTGGTCGGCAGGACTCTCCGGTCCGGGCCGGTGGACATTGTGGTCAACAATGCCGGATACGCGGTTGTGGGCGCCGCCGAGGAAATGACCGTCGAGCAGATTCGCGACCAGATCGAGGTCCTCCTGCTCGCGCCGATGGTGATCACCCGTGCTTTCCTGCAGCCGATGCGTGAGCAGGGCGGTGGCCGGATCATCCAGATCTCCAGCGTGGGCGGCCAGGTCGGCATCCCCACTCACAGCTCCTATCACGCGGGCAAGTGGGGGCTGGAGGGCTTCACCGAGAGCGTCAGCCGCGAGGTCTGCGACTTCAACATTCACCTCACTCTGGTCGAGCCCGGCGCCACCCGCACGGGCTTCGCTTCGGCGCTGCAATACACCACCGAAACGACCGTCTACCGCGACAATGCCGTCGGTCAGACCCGGCACTACCTGGAAACCGCAGACGAGAGCGTCTTCACCGGCGACCCGGCCAAACTCGCCGCCGCCATCTACGACACCACCCGCCACCCGAGCCCGCCGCTGCGCCTGACTCTCGGCTCCGACACCTATAGCGCAATCCACGCGGCACTCACCGAACGTCTCACCGCGCTCGAGACCCAGAAGGATCTCGCTGAATCTGTCGCCTTCACCCACTGATCCGCCCACCGGCACGACCCGTCAGGAAATCTCGCCGCCCTTACGGCTTACGCATCTCCGCAACTGCGACGTCCGGAAGTCCGGCACGTCGTCTCACCTGGGCGTATGGACAAACAGGAACTCGGGGCGTTCCTCCGCAGCCGCCGCGAGCGGCTCTGCCCGCAGGACGTCGGCCTCCCCTCCGGACCGCGACGCCGCACACCAGGTCTTCGCCGCGAGGAAG
This window of the Streptomyces sp. NBC_01275 genome carries:
- a CDS encoding SDR family oxidoreductase, yielding MPAPSGKASRHWFVTGASGGLGRHLTEHALRTGDRVTATVRRPAALEDLRETYGDRLTVEILDLTRPADVDEVVGRTLRSGPVDIVVNNAGYAVVGAAEEMTVEQIRDQIEVLLLAPMVITRAFLQPMREQGGGRIIQISSVGGQVGIPTHSSYHAGKWGLEGFTESVSREVCDFNIHLTLVEPGATRTGFASALQYTTETTVYRDNAVGQTRHYLETADESVFTGDPAKLAAAIYDTTRHPSPPLRLTLGSDTYSAIHAALTERLTALETQKDLAESVAFTH
- a CDS encoding TetR/AcrR family transcriptional regulator; the protein is MPATPRRTRSDALQNRERLLEVAAQAFAEQGLDTAPAAIAKQAGVGVGTLYRHFPTREVLIDAAYRRQLTQVCEKVNDLLSQHPAAEATRMWMEHFIHYATAKSGMSEALNAVIASGIDPYSDSRALLTDAVATLLTAGASDGSLRTDVAPDNVLLLMGGIAYSVQHGTKEQARPLVDLFMDALTKDSTAS